A region of Dictyostelium discoideum AX4 chromosome 1 chromosome, whole genome shotgun sequence DNA encodes the following proteins:
- the spc2 gene encoding microsomal signal peptidase subunit has protein sequence MSTTTTTTTTEKPIQVTLYDSNTIKQTLDDSIVKYVTSALSYTQNQKLNYTKVLFGLIGCTLAAIAQFYPIPFPKNKPVLILCVALYVVISLILYYINIFIQKDYILQASKSNDEIKVATVLQKYDPNYQVKIENAKNSSINVPFSKSIDLYFDTKGTFLESNFHNDLSVQFKKFAKLNVKDK, from the exons atgagcactacaactacaacaactacaaccgAGAAACCAATTCAAGTTACTTTATATGATAGTAACACAATAAAACAAACTTTAGATGATTCAATAGTAAAA TATGTAACATCAGCATTATCATATacacaaaatcaaaaattaaactataccaaagttttatttggtttaattggGTGTACTTTAGCAGCAATAGCACAATTTTATCCAATACCTTTCCCAAAGAATAAAccagttttaattttatgtgTAGCATT ATATGTAGTTAttagtttaattttatattatatcaatattttcattcaaAAGGATTATATATTACAAGCAAGTAAAagtaatgatgaaattaaagttgCAACTGTCTTACAAAAGTACGATCCAAACTATCAAGTAAAGATTGAAAATGCAaaaaattcatcaattaatgTACCATTCAGCAAATCAATTGACCTTTATTTCGATACTAAAGGTACATTTTTAGAATCAAATTTTCATAATGATTTATCtgttcaatttaaaaaatttgcaAAGTTAAATGTAAAggataaataa
- a CDS encoding hypothetical protein (P36592 DNA repair and recombination protein rad22) — protein sequence MEQMNTVFGQVAFTEEEISSISQILSENIPLEDVSTRQGPGGTTLSYLESWKAINLANKIFQFNGWSSSIKELSPDFIEEVNVNGIVRYRVGVTAIVRVTLKDGTFQEDVGYGSTEHPSKGSAIENAKKEAVSDARKRTLRLFGDRIGNSLYDKDVNKNMGVLVTNEKKKQKQAMIQAAAAAKNAPQQQAQQPQQPPPQQPQQKAPAKPMVQQQQQQQQQQQQQPPPQPQFQQNKPSPSLGTVPPKPTSSPPKTAPSFPMKNPAIPQFQQQQQQQQPQQQQQQQQQQQQQIDDEPDFGDFP from the exons ATGGAACAAATGAATACAGTTTTTGGTCAAGTAGCATTCACAGAGGAAGAGATATCATCGATTTCACAAATATTAAGTGAAAATATACCATTGGAAGATGTATCTACTAGACAAGGACCTGGTGGTACAACATTATCATATTTAGAATCATGGAAAGCAATTAATTTagcaaataaaatatttcaattcaaTGGTTGGAgttcatcaattaaagagTTATCACCAGATTTCATTGAAGAGGTTAATGTAAATGGTATTGTACGTTATAGAGTTGGTGTAACTGCAATCGTTAGAGTCACTTTAAAAGATGGTACTTTTCAAGAGGATGTTGGTTATGGTTCAACTGAACATCCCAGTAAAGGTAGTGCTATTGAAAATGCTAAAaag gAAGCAGTATCAGATGCAAGAAAGAGAACATTGAGATTGTTTGGTGATCGTATTGGTAATTCATTATATGACAAAGATGTCAATAAAAATATGGGTGTATTAGTTacaaatgaaaagaaaaagcaAAAACAAGCTATGATTCAagctgctgctgctgctaAAAAtgcaccacaacaacaagctcaaCAACCACagcaaccaccaccacaacaaccacaacaaaagGCACCAGCAAAGCCAAtggttcaacaacaacagcaacaacaacaacaacaacaacaacaacctccACCACAACCtcaatttcaacaaaatAAACCAAGTCCATCACTAGGCACTGTGCCACCAAAACCAACCTCTTCACCACCAAAAACTGCTCCAAGTTTTCCAATGAAAAACCCTGCCATCCCTCAattccaacaacaacaacaacaacaacagcctcaacaacaacaacaacaacaacaacaacaacagcaacaaattGACGACGAACCAGATTTTGGTGATTTCCcttaa
- a CDS encoding PCA reductase, translating to MVATDLKNNKNIAILGSGNLGVSIARGIVASGHYKSNQIVLTRRTLEKIQHLKDEEGFQITSDNLEAANKCAILIIGVLPAQVPQLLESIKHLVTKDHIIISVVLGITISGIRSHLQPDVYTPIVRAMPNTAIQYCESMTCIANKSDHPTKSGTAEQELADQNALEVTEKIFNCCGECITISEEAMVSAPALCSCGTAFFCRIIRAAASAGCEIGFHAEDAVRIAAQTAKGAAIMLLKNDSHPESEIDRITTPSGATIAGLNTMEHNGLSSAIIKGIVMSAEKSSKSQAALNKLNNVSS from the coding sequence atggTTGCCacagatttaaaaaataataaaaacattgcAATTTTAGGCAGTGGAAATTTAGGAGTTTCAATTGCAAGAGGTATTGTTGCCTCTGGACATTATAAATCCaatcaaattgttttaacTCGTAGAACATTGGAGAAAATCCAACATttaaaagatgaagaaggATTTCAAATTACATCAGATAATTTGGAAGCTGCTAATAAATGtgcaattttaattattggtgTATTACCAGCACAAGTTCCACAATTattagaatcaattaaacatTTGGTTACCAAGGATCATATTATCATTTCAGTTGTATTAGGTATTACAATCAGTGGTATTAGATCCCATCTTCAACCAGATGTCTACACACCAATAGTAAGAGCCATGCCAAATACCGCAATTCAATATTGTGAATCCATGACATGTATTGCCAACAAGAGTGACCATCCAACTAAATCAGGTACTGCTGAACAAGAATTAGCCGATCAAAATGCATTGGAAGTCACTGAAAAGATATTCAATTGTTGTGGTGAATGCATTACAATCTCTGAGGAAGCAATGGTATCTGCACCAGCTTTATGCTCATGTGGTACTGCTTTCTTTTGCAGAATTATTCGTGCTGCTGCAAGTGCAGGTTGCGAAATTGGATTCCACGCTGAGGATGCTGTTAGAATTGCCGCCCAAACTGCCAAAGGTGCTGCCATCATGTTATTGAAAAATGATAGTCATCCAGAATCTGAAATTGATCGTATTACCACTCCAAGTGGTGCCACCATTGCCGGTTTAAATACTATGGAACATAATGGTTTATCAAGTGCTATCATTAAAGGTATTGTAATGTCTGCTGAAAAATCTTCAAAAAGTCAAGCTGcattaaacaaattaaataatgtttcaagttaa